The following coding sequences lie in one uncultured Mailhella sp. genomic window:
- a CDS encoding class II aldolase/adducin family protein: MSVDEGYVKYRCVHEYGPAPQHPDWEALNALRTDLVKAGLVGVLDNGVGYGNVSLRADQGFVVTATATGHIPVLGPEHYCLVTRCDVDANTVWSVGPAQASSESMTHAAVYEASPMTGCVIHLHNDGLYGQLMAGKAPATSPDAAFGTPAMAHSVAELVRRHPADGIIVMSGHQGGFLMYAPNVDHMRDLLYMLSQGYIPC; encoded by the coding sequence ATGAGCGTGGATGAAGGATACGTCAAATATCGCTGTGTGCATGAATACGGTCCGGCTCCGCAGCATCCCGACTGGGAGGCGCTGAACGCGCTGCGCACCGACCTTGTCAAGGCCGGGCTTGTGGGCGTGCTGGACAACGGCGTGGGCTACGGCAACGTTTCCCTGCGCGCGGATCAGGGATTTGTGGTGACGGCCACGGCCACGGGGCATATTCCCGTGCTGGGCCCGGAACATTACTGTCTGGTCACACGCTGCGACGTGGACGCAAACACGGTGTGGTCGGTGGGGCCCGCGCAGGCGAGCTCCGAATCCATGACTCATGCGGCCGTGTATGAGGCGTCGCCCATGACCGGATGCGTCATCCATCTGCACAACGACGGATTGTACGGTCAGCTCATGGCGGGCAAGGCTCCCGCCACGTCGCCGGATGCGGCCTTCGGCACTCCGGCCATGGCGCACAGCGTTGCCGAGCTGGTGCGGCGGCATCCGGCGGACGGCATTATCGTCATGTCCGGGCATCAGGGCGGCTTTCTCATGTACGCCCCGAACGTCGATCACATGCGCGATCTGCTCTACATGCTTTCGCAAGGCTACATTCCCTGTTAG
- a CDS encoding iron-containing alcohol dehydrogenase: MSTDVKCMYQGQITSFFIPTVTLVGPNCSKEIPYRLKSLGAKHPLIVTDKGIVACGILKQITDILDEGGVSYVVFDGAVPNPTDKNVHDAAEVYKANGCDSLITLGGGSSHDCGKGVGFLVSNGGKIQDYEGVDKSSKPFPPYVAVNTTAGTASEMTRFCIITDVARKVKMAIVDWRCTPSVAIDDPVLMMGMPPSLTAATGMDALTHAVEAYVSTAATPMTDACAEKAIEFINRYLRRAVANGKDKEAREGMCYAEYLAGMAFNNASLGHVHAMAHQLGGFYNLPHGECNAILLPYVCEYNLIAARRRFGRIATLLGERTEGYTANQSAEAAVKAIRELSRDVDIPEGLIALGKKYGKEVREEDIPIMTANAQKDACGLTNPRTMTDAAVAAIYKKAL; this comes from the coding sequence ATGAGCACTGATGTCAAATGCATGTACCAGGGACAGATCACTTCCTTCTTTATTCCTACTGTGACTCTCGTTGGTCCTAACTGCAGCAAGGAAATTCCTTACCGTCTGAAGAGCCTGGGCGCCAAGCATCCTCTGATAGTAACTGACAAGGGTATTGTTGCCTGCGGCATTCTGAAGCAGATTACCGACATTCTCGACGAAGGCGGCGTGTCCTATGTCGTGTTCGACGGCGCTGTTCCGAACCCCACCGACAAGAACGTGCATGACGCTGCCGAAGTTTACAAGGCCAACGGCTGCGACAGCCTCATCACCCTCGGCGGCGGCAGCTCTCACGACTGCGGCAAGGGCGTCGGCTTCCTGGTCAGCAACGGCGGCAAGATTCAGGACTACGAAGGCGTGGACAAGTCCTCCAAGCCCTTCCCTCCCTATGTTGCCGTGAACACCACCGCCGGCACCGCTTCGGAAATGACCCGTTTCTGCATCATCACCGACGTTGCCCGCAAGGTTAAGATGGCCATCGTTGACTGGCGCTGCACTCCCAGCGTCGCCATCGACGACCCCGTCCTCATGATGGGCATGCCGCCTTCCCTGACCGCCGCCACCGGCATGGACGCCCTGACCCACGCCGTGGAAGCCTATGTTTCCACCGCCGCCACTCCCATGACCGACGCCTGCGCTGAAAAGGCCATTGAATTCATCAACCGCTACCTGCGTCGCGCCGTGGCCAACGGCAAGGACAAAGAAGCCCGCGAAGGCATGTGCTACGCTGAATACCTCGCCGGCATGGCGTTCAACAACGCCAGCCTCGGACACGTGCATGCCATGGCTCACCAGCTGGGCGGCTTCTACAACCTGCCTCACGGCGAATGCAACGCCATTCTGCTGCCCTACGTCTGCGAATACAACCTCATCGCTGCCCGCCGCCGCTTCGGCCGCATCGCCACTCTGCTCGGCGAACGCACCGAAGGCTACACCGCCAACCAGTCCGCTGAAGCCGCTGTGAAGGCCATCCGCGAACTGTCCCGCGACGTCGACATCCCCGAAGGCCTCATCGCCCTCGGCAAGAAGTACGGCAAGGAAGTGCGCGAAGAAGACATCCCGATCATGACCGCCAACGCTCAGAAGGACGCCTGCGGCCTGACCAACCCTCGTACGATGACCGACGCTGCCGTGGCGGCCATCTACAAGAAGGCTCTGTAA
- a CDS encoding glutamate ligase domain-containing protein, translating to MSETPSCCMLSDSAPFHSYEDVLRHLDSLGMFHMDMGLGRMERSLRELGLTKFRCPAVQVVGTNGKGSTSVFLQSIALAHGMNVGLYTSPHFVWPEERIQLNHTMLPRRVWPALADSAVEVEKDLTYFELLTVMAAEAFQTSESDLMIFEAGLGGRYDATTSLPVDMVCFAPIGMDHMNVLGDTLAAIADDKSDALRAGVSLAVSAPQQEEARSILLSKAEARGIPLCSCPAPEGCDGTRAGKALWECLPDDLKACSVLPEDVTLGLRGAHQRMNAQTAVLAWVMLCQRFHWKTDAHTIARGLSRAFIPGRLQFAPAGEGHPAMWLDGAHNPHGMTALLNAVEGMSENERPGAVVFSCLADKQPEKLTALVKKLAGDKALFVPAIQDNPRAASPETLAALLGDNAVALPDLKTALAAAEKAAGGRPVLVCGSLYLLSELFSLWPSLLKPAESVR from the coding sequence ATGAGTGAAACGCCTTCCTGCTGCATGCTGTCCGATTCCGCGCCCTTCCATTCCTATGAGGACGTGCTGCGTCATCTCGATTCTCTGGGCATGTTCCACATGGACATGGGTCTCGGCCGCATGGAACGTTCCCTGCGCGAGCTCGGTCTGACGAAGTTCCGCTGTCCGGCCGTGCAGGTCGTGGGAACCAACGGCAAGGGTTCGACGTCCGTGTTTCTTCAGTCCATAGCCCTGGCCCACGGCATGAACGTGGGGCTCTACACCTCGCCGCACTTCGTCTGGCCGGAAGAGCGCATTCAGCTCAATCACACCATGCTGCCCCGCCGCGTGTGGCCCGCGCTCGCGGACAGCGCCGTGGAAGTGGAAAAGGATCTCACCTACTTCGAGCTGCTCACCGTCATGGCGGCCGAAGCCTTCCAGACCAGCGAAAGCGATCTCATGATCTTTGAAGCCGGTCTCGGCGGCCGCTACGACGCCACCACGTCCCTGCCTGTGGACATGGTGTGCTTCGCTCCCATCGGCATGGATCACATGAACGTGCTCGGCGACACCCTCGCCGCCATTGCCGACGACAAGTCCGACGCCCTGCGCGCGGGCGTGTCTCTGGCCGTGAGCGCGCCTCAGCAGGAAGAGGCCCGCAGCATACTCCTGTCCAAGGCGGAAGCGCGGGGCATTCCCCTGTGTTCCTGCCCCGCGCCGGAAGGCTGCGACGGCACCAGAGCGGGCAAGGCCCTGTGGGAATGCCTGCCCGACGACTTGAAGGCCTGCTCCGTGCTGCCGGAGGACGTGACTCTCGGCCTGCGCGGCGCGCATCAGCGCATGAACGCGCAGACGGCCGTGCTGGCGTGGGTCATGCTGTGCCAGCGCTTCCACTGGAAGACCGACGCACACACCATTGCCCGCGGACTTTCCCGCGCCTTCATTCCCGGCAGACTGCAGTTTGCGCCCGCCGGAGAAGGGCATCCCGCCATGTGGCTGGACGGCGCACACAATCCGCACGGCATGACGGCCCTCCTGAACGCCGTGGAAGGCATGAGCGAGAACGAGCGCCCCGGCGCGGTAGTGTTCTCCTGCCTTGCAGACAAGCAGCCGGAAAAGCTCACTGCGCTGGTGAAGAAACTGGCCGGAGACAAGGCGCTGTTCGTGCCCGCCATTCAGGACAATCCCCGCGCCGCCTCGCCGGAAACGCTGGCCGCGCTGCTCGGCGACAACGCCGTCGCCCTGCCGGACCTGAAAACGGCGCTCGCCGCCGCAGAAAAGGCCGCCGGCGGCAGGCCCGTGCTGGTGTGCGGCTCTTTGTACCTGCTTTCGGAACTGTTCAGCCTCTGGCCTTCCCTGCTCAAGCCTGCCGAAAGCGTCCGCTGA
- a CDS encoding aminopeptidase, which translates to MDELASCSKSGWEIYRSAEDRRAMTTLADDYIRFISDCKTEREAVDGVIARLKDAGYTEGFGTGKGWQALHGKAIFVARRGRKPLSEGIRLISAHTDSPRLDLKQHPLMEQVGVGQAKTHYYGGLRKYQWFARPLAIHGVIVKSDGEVIRVRLGEDENEPVFTIADLLPHLAHKDGNLKLSEAFDAEKLNIIMGHEPVLADKDKEDDKAPKDAVKARVLQLLNEKYGIREDDLISAELEAVPAGRARYVGLDKGIVGGYGQDDRICVYTALQALLDAEDPEYTSCLIFWDKEEIGSDGSTGASSRFFQYCVEDMAAAWEPETPFRKIMMNTRAMSGDVHAAVDPDWQDRHELKNSAFFGYGVAFCKFTGSRGKYGANDAHPEYIGWMRGVLDAKSIPWQLAELGKVDVGGGGTVALFLAAYGMDVVDAGPALLGMHSPFELASVPDIYSTKLAYQAFLEAK; encoded by the coding sequence ATGGACGAACTTGCATCCTGTTCCAAATCCGGCTGGGAAATCTATCGCTCGGCCGAAGACCGCCGGGCCATGACGACGCTGGCCGACGACTACATCCGCTTCATTTCCGACTGCAAAACCGAACGCGAAGCCGTGGACGGCGTGATCGCCCGTCTGAAAGACGCCGGATACACGGAAGGCTTCGGCACCGGCAAGGGCTGGCAGGCACTGCACGGCAAGGCCATTTTCGTGGCCCGCAGAGGCCGCAAGCCTCTTTCCGAGGGCATCCGCCTCATCAGCGCCCACACCGACAGCCCCCGCCTCGACCTCAAGCAGCATCCGCTCATGGAACAGGTGGGCGTGGGACAGGCCAAAACCCACTACTACGGCGGCCTGCGCAAGTATCAGTGGTTTGCCCGTCCTCTGGCCATTCACGGCGTCATCGTGAAATCCGACGGCGAAGTCATCCGCGTCCGCCTCGGCGAAGACGAAAACGAACCCGTGTTCACCATTGCCGATCTGCTGCCGCATCTCGCCCACAAGGACGGCAATCTCAAGCTCTCCGAAGCCTTCGACGCGGAAAAGCTCAACATCATCATGGGCCACGAGCCCGTGCTCGCCGACAAGGACAAGGAAGACGACAAGGCCCCCAAGGACGCCGTGAAGGCCCGCGTGCTCCAGCTGCTGAACGAAAAATACGGCATCCGCGAAGACGACCTCATTTCCGCCGAACTGGAAGCCGTGCCCGCCGGACGCGCCCGCTACGTGGGCCTCGACAAGGGCATTGTCGGCGGTTACGGCCAGGACGACCGCATCTGCGTCTATACCGCTCTTCAGGCCCTGCTCGATGCCGAAGATCCCGAATATACGAGCTGCCTCATCTTCTGGGACAAGGAAGAAATCGGCTCCGACGGCTCCACCGGCGCAAGCTCCCGCTTCTTCCAGTACTGCGTGGAAGACATGGCCGCCGCCTGGGAGCCGGAAACGCCCTTCCGCAAAATCATGATGAACACCAGAGCCATGTCCGGCGACGTCCACGCCGCCGTTGATCCCGACTGGCAGGATCGTCATGAACTCAAGAACTCCGCCTTCTTCGGCTACGGCGTGGCCTTCTGCAAGTTCACGGGCTCCCGCGGCAAGTACGGCGCCAACGACGCGCACCCCGAATACATCGGCTGGATGCGCGGCGTGCTCGACGCCAAATCCATTCCGTGGCAGCTTGCGGAACTCGGCAAGGTCGATGTGGGCGGCGGCGGCACCGTGGCGCTGTTCCTGGCCGCCTACGGCATGGACGTGGTGGACGCCGGTCCCGCCCTGCTCGGCATGCACAGCCCCTTTGAGCTGGCCTCCGTGCCCGACATCTACTCCACCAAGCTGGCCTATCAGGCCTTCCTGGAAGCCAAATAA
- a CDS encoding AMIN domain-containing protein, which translates to MRRTLRLFIYAAVMLIVAVGVAAVLKDDPGYEAGRSEISGKLVGLTEYQENRSSEASEVRAAGDESSAASVGRVLDAVDDGAADRKAASASAPFDTRPGSVASDDAGKTEVNKADASEKKQRVASAPSSLKDREPVAEAESGKKNASASSKKSSAEDAAPKQAEETPVVKAAPEQASAASQSSAENASEDKKPQYERVVTSARFSMQGSQIKLVLQGNAPMVGHYFTLAEPDRVVLDLAGNWDVAVPRVPSNRLIEAVRVGQHDDKTRIVFDMKTQGKVALVPLNRNSLELRIQ; encoded by the coding sequence ATGCGCAGGACTTTGCGTCTTTTTATTTATGCGGCGGTCATGCTGATCGTGGCCGTCGGCGTTGCCGCCGTGCTGAAGGATGATCCCGGCTACGAGGCCGGACGTTCGGAAATATCGGGAAAACTCGTGGGACTTACCGAGTATCAGGAAAACCGGAGCTCCGAGGCGTCCGAAGTCCGTGCCGCCGGGGACGAAAGTTCTGCGGCGTCCGTCGGCCGGGTGCTGGATGCGGTCGACGACGGAGCCGCGGACAGAAAAGCGGCTTCCGCCTCCGCGCCCTTTGATACGAGACCCGGTTCCGTGGCGTCGGATGACGCCGGGAAGACTGAAGTCAACAAAGCCGACGCTTCGGAAAAGAAACAGCGCGTCGCGTCTGCTCCTTCCTCTTTAAAGGATAGGGAACCTGTCGCCGAGGCGGAAAGCGGAAAGAAAAACGCGTCCGCCTCTTCCAAAAAGAGCAGTGCGGAAGATGCGGCCCCCAAACAGGCAGAGGAGACGCCTGTCGTAAAAGCCGCGCCTGAACAGGCATCCGCCGCATCGCAGTCTTCCGCGGAAAACGCGTCGGAAGACAAGAAGCCGCAGTATGAGCGGGTGGTGACGTCCGCCAGATTTTCCATGCAGGGCAGTCAGATCAAGCTGGTTCTCCAGGGCAACGCGCCCATGGTGGGGCATTATTTCACGCTCGCCGAACCCGACCGCGTGGTGCTCGATCTGGCGGGCAACTGGGACGTTGCCGTGCCGCGCGTGCCGAGCAACCGGCTTATTGAGGCCGTGCGCGTAGGCCAGCACGACGACAAGACCCGCATCGTCTTCGACATGAAAACGCAGGGCAAGGTGGCCCTGGTGCCTTTGAACCGCAACTCGCTTGAGCTGCGTATCCAGTAG
- the hypB gene encoding hydrogenase nickel incorporation protein HypB codes for MEIPVVRNVLEANDRIAARLREEFASRGTLVLNLISSPGSGKTSLLERTLNDLAGEFRMAVIEGDLQTDNDARRVAASGAQAVQINTEGGCHLDSSMVSEALRSIDCDNLDILFIENVGNLVCPTEFDCGEDAKVALLSVTEGDDKPQKYPYLFHKAKAMILNKIDLLPYVDFDVARARAHASALNPDLAVMEISCRARTGLDAWYDWLRASVKAKKEASHE; via the coding sequence ATGGAAATCCCCGTCGTGCGCAACGTTCTGGAAGCCAATGACCGCATTGCCGCCCGCCTTCGCGAAGAATTCGCGAGCCGCGGCACGCTCGTGCTCAACCTCATCAGTTCTCCCGGATCCGGCAAGACCTCTCTTCTGGAACGCACGCTGAACGACCTTGCGGGCGAGTTCCGCATGGCCGTCATCGAAGGCGACCTCCAGACAGACAACGACGCCCGCCGCGTGGCCGCTTCCGGCGCGCAGGCCGTGCAGATCAACACCGAAGGCGGCTGCCATCTCGACAGCAGCATGGTGAGCGAAGCGCTCCGGTCCATCGACTGCGACAATCTGGACATTCTGTTCATCGAGAACGTGGGCAACCTCGTCTGCCCCACGGAATTCGACTGCGGCGAAGACGCCAAGGTGGCCCTGCTCAGCGTGACCGAAGGCGACGACAAGCCCCAGAAATATCCTTACCTGTTCCACAAGGCCAAGGCCATGATTCTCAACAAGATCGACCTGCTCCCCTACGTGGATTTCGACGTCGCCCGGGCCCGCGCCCACGCCTCCGCCCTGAATCCCGATCTGGCCGTCATGGAAATTTCCTGCCGCGCCCGCACCGGCCTCGACGCCTGGTACGACTGGCTGCGCGCCTCCGTCAAAGCCAAAAAAGAAGCCTCCCATGAGTGA
- the mtnA gene encoding S-methyl-5-thioribose-1-phosphate isomerase, with product MNVDGRHYRTIWTEGEGEDETLFIIDQTALPHEFRVKALRTVDDVCRAIRDMWVRGAGLIGAAAAWGVWVAARTAPEGDFAGFMARCMEALRLTRPTASNLAWALERQKKALAGRSGREAVLAAHAEAKAVADEDAEFCRRIGAHGLRLIEEAAAKHPGRPVNILTHCNAGWLAFVDYGSALSPVYAAFDAGIPVHVWVDETRPRNQGASLTAWELGMHGVPHDLIADNAGGHLMQHGMVDMVITGADRVTRCGDAANKIGTYLKALAAADNNVPFYVALPSSTFDFSLRDGVRDIPIEERNADEVRVMTGLADDGRVTSVRICPAGTSARNWAFDVTPARLIAGLITERGVCEASEQGILSLYPEHRND from the coding sequence ATGAACGTCGACGGAAGGCATTACCGCACCATCTGGACGGAGGGCGAAGGCGAGGACGAAACGCTGTTCATCATCGATCAGACGGCGCTGCCCCACGAATTTCGGGTGAAGGCGCTGCGCACGGTGGATGACGTGTGCCGGGCCATCCGCGACATGTGGGTTCGCGGCGCGGGTCTTATCGGCGCTGCGGCGGCGTGGGGCGTGTGGGTGGCCGCGCGCACGGCGCCCGAGGGAGATTTTGCCGGATTCATGGCGCGGTGCATGGAGGCGCTGCGCTTGACCCGTCCCACGGCCAGCAATCTGGCGTGGGCGCTGGAGCGTCAGAAAAAGGCTCTGGCCGGGCGTTCCGGCCGCGAGGCCGTGCTTGCCGCCCATGCCGAAGCCAAGGCCGTGGCCGATGAGGACGCGGAATTCTGCCGACGCATAGGCGCGCACGGGCTTCGTCTCATTGAAGAGGCCGCGGCAAAACATCCCGGGCGTCCGGTCAATATTCTCACACACTGCAACGCCGGGTGGCTGGCTTTTGTGGACTACGGTTCCGCGCTCTCTCCGGTGTACGCGGCCTTCGACGCGGGCATTCCCGTTCACGTGTGGGTGGATGAAACGCGGCCGCGCAATCAGGGCGCGAGCCTCACTGCGTGGGAGCTCGGCATGCACGGCGTGCCGCATGATCTCATTGCGGACAACGCGGGCGGCCATCTCATGCAGCACGGCATGGTGGATATGGTGATTACCGGCGCGGACAGGGTGACGCGCTGCGGCGATGCGGCCAACAAGATAGGCACCTATCTGAAGGCGCTGGCTGCGGCGGACAACAACGTGCCTTTTTACGTGGCGCTGCCGTCTTCGACGTTTGATTTTTCTCTGCGCGACGGCGTGAGGGATATTCCCATTGAGGAGAGAAACGCCGACGAGGTGCGCGTCATGACCGGACTTGCGGACGACGGGCGCGTGACGAGCGTGCGCATCTGTCCTGCCGGCACTTCGGCGCGAAACTGGGCCTTTGACGTGACGCCCGCGCGGCTCATTGCCGGACTCATTACCGAAAGAGGCGTGTGCGAGGCCTCGGAGCAGGGGATTCTTTCCCTGTACCCGGAACATCGCAATGATTGA
- a CDS encoding hydrogenase maturation nickel metallochaperone HypA — translation MHELSLMASVMDIAQEELTRHGARRLTLLRIRHGVLDQVQPDAMRMAFEAMTAGTPHEGAKLELVEEPLRLSCCMCGHQFSPQNRNALYEPCPSCGESVPFSVVGGEGIFLDHLEAE, via the coding sequence ATGCATGAACTTTCCCTTATGGCAAGCGTTATGGACATCGCCCAGGAAGAGCTGACCCGTCACGGAGCCCGCCGTCTCACGCTTCTGCGCATACGGCACGGCGTTCTCGATCAGGTGCAGCCCGACGCCATGCGCATGGCCTTTGAAGCCATGACCGCAGGCACTCCCCACGAAGGCGCAAAGCTCGAACTGGTGGAGGAACCCCTGCGTCTTTCCTGCTGCATGTGCGGCCATCAATTTTCTCCCCAAAACAGAAACGCCCTGTACGAGCCCTGTCCCTCCTGCGGCGAAAGCGTTCCCTTCAGCGTCGTCGGAGGGGAAGGCATTTTTCTCGATCATCTGGAAGCGGAATAA
- the selA gene encoding L-seryl-tRNA(Sec) selenium transferase, whose translation MSSLFRSLPSVDACLRWLEESFPSTPHSVLLECSRALLDELREDIRSGRVTDEAALSPSAVKPRLEALVARKDRPRLRRVINGAGVVVHTNLGRSVLAKEAQEAVRIAASGYSNLEFDLETGERGSRISLVEELLCSLTGAEAALVVNNNAAAVLLMLDTLCKGGEVLLSRGQLVEIGGSFRIPDVMERSGATLREVGTTNRTHLADYERALSENTRAVLWVHPSNYRIIGFHSSVPANELADFAHAHQLPMLEDLGSGSLMDFSRWGLHDEPTVPEVLRQGTDVVTFSGDKVLGGPQAGIIVGLKVYVDQMKKNQLLRALRCDKLTLAALEATLRLYRDPETARKAIPTVRRMSMDPAELRRRAEKLAALLSRELDGLAVCSLRDDFSRVGGGSFPEQGMPTTLVCVHPAKGSATHLKMRLLSTEPPVVGRLEGPYFQLDPRTMEDDDFADASRALKEALLRED comes from the coding sequence ATGTCGTCACTTTTCCGCTCTCTTCCCTCGGTGGACGCGTGTCTCCGCTGGCTGGAGGAATCGTTTCCCTCCACGCCGCACAGCGTGCTTCTGGAATGCTCCCGAGCTCTGCTCGACGAACTGCGCGAAGACATCCGCTCCGGCCGCGTGACGGACGAAGCCGCCCTGAGCCCGAGCGCCGTGAAGCCCCGTCTTGAAGCGCTCGTCGCCCGCAAGGACAGACCCCGGCTGCGCCGGGTCATCAACGGGGCAGGCGTGGTGGTTCACACCAATCTCGGCCGCTCCGTGCTGGCCAAAGAGGCGCAGGAAGCCGTGCGCATTGCCGCGTCCGGCTACAGCAATCTGGAATTCGACCTCGAAACCGGAGAGCGCGGCAGCCGCATCAGCCTTGTGGAAGAGCTGCTCTGCTCCCTCACCGGAGCCGAGGCGGCGCTCGTGGTGAACAACAACGCCGCGGCCGTGCTGCTCATGCTGGACACGCTGTGCAAGGGCGGCGAAGTGCTGCTTTCCCGCGGGCAGCTTGTGGAAATCGGCGGCAGCTTCCGCATTCCCGACGTCATGGAGCGCAGCGGCGCCACGCTCAGGGAAGTGGGCACCACCAACCGCACGCACCTTGCCGACTACGAGCGCGCCCTTTCCGAAAACACGCGCGCCGTGCTCTGGGTGCACCCCTCCAACTACCGCATCATCGGCTTCCATTCCAGCGTGCCCGCCAATGAACTCGCCGACTTCGCCCACGCCCATCAGCTGCCCATGCTCGAAGATCTCGGCAGCGGCAGTCTCATGGACTTCTCCCGATGGGGCCTGCACGACGAACCCACCGTGCCCGAAGTGCTGCGTCAGGGAACAGACGTGGTCACCTTCTCGGGCGACAAGGTGCTCGGCGGACCGCAGGCGGGCATCATCGTGGGCCTCAAGGTCTATGTCGATCAAATGAAGAAGAATCAGCTTCTGCGCGCCCTGCGCTGCGACAAGCTCACCCTTGCCGCCCTGGAAGCCACGCTGCGGCTGTACCGCGATCCGGAAACGGCCCGCAAGGCGATTCCCACGGTGCGACGCATGAGCATGGATCCCGCAGAGCTCAGACGCCGCGCCGAGAAGCTCGCCGCCCTGCTTTCGCGCGAACTCGACGGCCTCGCCGTCTGCTCGCTCAGGGACGATTTCTCCCGCGTGGGCGGCGGCTCCTTCCCCGAACAGGGCATGCCCACCACGCTGGTGTGCGTGCATCCGGCAAAGGGTTCGGCCACGCATCTGAAAATGCGTCTGCTCTCCACCGAGCCGCCGGTCGTGGGCAGACTGGAAGGCCCGTATTTCCAGCTTGATCCGCGCACCATGGAAGACGACGACTTTGCCGACGCCTCCCGGGCGCTCAAGGAAGCGCTGCTGCGCGAAGACTGA